The Bombus vancouverensis nearcticus chromosome 9, iyBomVanc1_principal, whole genome shotgun sequence genome includes a window with the following:
- the LOC117158905 gene encoding insulin-like peptide receptor, producing the protein MKMRWLLVVVLLSTTTLLSCCQPNSVQYRTSLDDDNDEIRSRYEANYAYRNTEKAIPRHGRRERNLDDSDDPFYERIVSYRSNRAIDASRSTEANAKLTQQPGQLPNLPKSNAKPIDVVHEKGRRRVTNKNVTIGDGICQSIDIRNSASGFGIMKDCRVIEGFLQIVLIENNSETDFQPITFPKLREITGYLLLYRVNGLKTLSNLFPNLEVIRGNILLTDYAFMVYEMQNLQEIGLKKLTEISRGSVRIEKNPALCYTTLDWDLIVSAGENVIKDNGEEASCPGCSHCPGGYCWTSQHCQRTERLDCHDQCLGECHGPTESECYVCKHYRHEGKCVETCPSDLYSYLSRRCVTKDECVRMNRLRRVYYVLEDGQAWRPFNGSCVTHCPDGYEDALDENNMTTCRACVNSCRKVGHGALIRHISDAQSFRGITVVKGALEFQIRNGNPNIMNELSDAFGRVEEITEYVKITHSFPITSLNFFKKLKVIKGEKLDINNASLSVLDNPNLSSLFPPGQEIKIENGRLFFHYNPKLCLSKIIQFSQMVNITNYTDLEIQPQSNGEKVACDIVNINITVKNLGPDYADLMWDSYKPPEGQQLLSYLLNYIETENQNITYEMNACGWNNTWQIVDVDIPKWNTTVSKHISNLKPYTMYAVYVKTFNARTTKFVGPVGQSRIIFFRTKSTIPSPPMNAVSTALSETEILVKWEPPLFPNGPIGYYMVSSVMIYEDENLISSRDYCNDTLDSELESEEVVPDVTVKTPVVNRVSCCSKSTSRNIVTSKKFEIFCHENTTISYISPGWKDYCVYNSYNTVDNQFYELANNLSTPRPEESSRFDAFKSTGNVLDKHAVTYNVSGRNNSFVIKNLRHYSRYIISIAACGVKVNESNMCSSIQYTNTRTRKRNRADDVKNVKVQVTNNTIVEVFWDLVKDPNALTVSYTIEYTNLDVKDAKKSTECIPRTGRKDTINSYLIKNLSPGKYSLRMKSTSLAGDGNFSNVVYFSIGLSNTTPITLIALFTFGVLSMVFVILLVVLRHHQKRKKQERLIASVNPDYIETKYVIDEWEVPRESVEILEELGLGNFGMVYRGVYDKTTPVAIKTISKTASQREKNEFLNEASVMKNFSTFHIIKLIGVVSIENPPFVIMELMENGDLKTYLRRIRDTHLVPDACRIMRMAAEIADGMAYLESKKYVHRDLAARNCMVSKNLVCKIGDFGMARDVYETDYYKIGRKGLLPIRWMAPENLSDGVFTSDSDVWSFGVVLYEILTLAEIPYQGFSNEEVLSHVLHKGTLNIPRNCPENIQKIMEKCFKWRPNDRPTFMEIVSELEPFLGQDFYEKSFYHSMEGVESRNSGMKKPYHHAAPIRFHWGNETARWVKEFEDNVTLLDQTKAGTSRGRIFKNGFQHFGNVANMEDVPLDR; encoded by the exons ATGAAGATGAGGTGGTTACTGGTGGTCGTGCTCCTTTCCACCACAACGCTGCTGTCCTGCTGCCAACCAAATAGTGTTCAGTACAGGACAAGCCTCGACGATGACAACGACGAGATCAGGAGCAGATACGAAGCGAATTACGCATATAGAAACACCGAGAAGGCTATCCCTAGGCACGGACGTCGCGAGAGGAACCTGGACGATTCTGACGATCCGTTTTACGAGCGGATCGTTTCCTACAGAAGCAACAGGGCCATCGATGCTTCCAG GTCGACGGAAGCCAACGCAAAATTGACCCAGCAACCGGGCCAACTACCGAACCTCCCTAAATCGAACGCAAAACCAATCGACGTGGTTCACGAGAAGGGTCGACGAAGGGTCACAAACAAAAACGTGACGATTGGCGATGGAATTTGCCAGAGCATCGATATACGGAACAGCGCGTCTGGTTTCGGCATTATGAAGGATTGTCGCGTGATAGAGGGCTTTCTGCAGATCGTCCTCATCGAGAATAACTCCGAGACGGACTTTCAACCGATCACTTTTCCCAAACTTCGGGAAATCACTGGCTACCTGCTTCTCTATCGCGTGAATGGATTGAAGACTCTCAGCAATCTGTTCCCAAATCTCGAGGTGATCAGAGGCAACATCTTGCTGACCGATTACGCGTTCATGGTGTACGAGATGCAGAATCTACAGGAG ATCGGTTTGAAGAAACTTACCGAGATCTCACGGGGCAGCGTTCGGATCGAGAAGAATCCGGCGTTGTGTTACACCACCCTCGACTGGGACCTCATCGTTTCTGCTGGGGAGAATGTTATCAAGGACAATGGGGAGGAAGCCTCTTGCCCTG GATGTTCCCACTGTCCCGGGGGTTACTGCTGGACTTCGCAGCATTGTCAGAGAACAGAGAGGCTGGATTGTCACGATCAGTGTCTGGGCGAGTGTCACGGTCCAACGGAAAGCGAATGTTACGTATGCAAGCATTATCGGCACGAGGGGAAATGCGTGGAAACCTGCCCTAGTGATCT ATACTCCTATCTCTCGAGACGCTGCGTCACGAAGGATGAGTGTGTACGAATGAATCGTCTAAGACGAGTATATTATGTCCTGGAAGATGGTCAGGCTTGGAGACCATTCAATGGATCCTGCGTGACTCATTGCCCTGATGGTTACGAGGATGCACTCGACGAGAACAAT ATGACCACGTGTCGCGCTTGCGTGAACAGCTGCCGGAAGGTCGGCCACGGCGCTCTGATCCGCCACATCTCCGACGCCCAGAGCTTCCGTGGTATAACCGTAGTGAAAGGCGCGCTGGAGTTCCAAATTCGAAATGGAAATCCGAACATAATGAACGAACTAAGCGACGCATTCGGTCGAGTCGAAGAAATTACCGAGTACGTCAAGATCACTCATTCGTTCCCTATTACCTCGTTGAATTTCTTCAAAAAGCTCAAGGTTATCAAGGGTGAGAAACTGGACATTAACAACGCCAGCCTATCCGTCTTGGACAATCCCAATCTGTCCAGCCTGTTCCCACCAGGGCAAGAAATCAAAATCGAAAATGGCCGACTCTTTTTCCATTACAATCCAAAGCTCTGCTTGTCCAAAATCATACAGTTCAGTCAAATGGTGAACATCACGAACTACACCGACCTGGAAATACAGCCGCAATCGAATGGCGAGAAAGTGGCTTGCGATATAGTGAATATAAATATCACGGTCAAAAATCTGGGACCCGATTACGCGGATTTGATGTGGGATAGTTACAAGCCACCGGAAGGGCAGCAGTTGCTCAGTTACCTGTTGAATTATATTGAGACGGAAAATCAGAACATCACGTACGAGATGAACGCTTGCGGGTGGAACAACACCTGGCAGATAGTCGACGTAGATATTCCTAAATGGAACACAACGGTTTCGAAGCATATCAGCAATCTGAAGCCCTACACTATGTACGCGGTATACGTAAAGACGTTCAACGCCAGGACCACCAAGTTCGTGGGACCAGTGGGTCAGTCGAGAATCATCTTCTTCAGGACGAAGAGCACCATTCCATCACCTCCGATGAACGCAGTATCCACTGCCTTGAGCGAGACTGAGATTCTAGTCAAGTGGGAACCGCCACTGTTCCCTAATGGGCCAATAGGATACTACATGGTCTCTAGCGTCATGATCTACGAAGACGAGAATCTAATCTCGTCCAGGGATTACTGCAACGATACGCTAGACAGTGAACTGGAATCTGAGGAAGTGGTGCCGGACGTAACCGTGAAGACGCCAGTGGTAAATCGGGTTTCGTGTTGCTCGAAGAGCACGAGCAGGAATATCGTCACGTCGAAGAAGTTCGAGATTTTCTGCCACGAGAACACGACTATCAGCTACATATCACCCGGCTGGAAGGACTACTGCGTGTACAACTCCTACAACACTGTGGACAATCAGTTCTACGAGCTGGCGAACAATCTGTCCACCCCTCGACCGGAAGAATCCAGCAGATTCGATGCATTCAAGTCCACGGGGAACGTGTTAGACAAGCACGCGGTCACGTACAACGTTAGCGGTCGAAACAATTCGTTCGTGATCAAGAATctgcgccattactcgcgctaCATCATCAGTATAGCCGCGTGCGGCGTCAAAGTCAACGAGTCGAATATGTGCTCATCGATTCAGTACACGAACACCCGAACGAGGAAGCGGAATCGTGCGGATGACGTGAAGAACGTGAAGGTGCAGGTGACTAACAACACCATCGTTGAGGTTTTTTGGGACCTGGTGAAAGATCCTAACGCCCTCACCGTTTCATACACCATCGAATACACCAACTTGGACGTGAAAGACGCGAAGAAGAGCACCGAGTGCATCCCACGAACTGGACGAAAAGATACCATCAACAGTTACTTGATCAAGAACCTGAGTCCTGGAAAATACAGTTTACGGATGAAGTCCACGTCGTTGGCCGGTGATGGTAACTTCTCGAACGTGGTATATTTTTCCATAGGTCTGAGCAACACCACACCCATCACGTTAATAGCGTTGTTCACGTTTGGTGTTCTGTCTATGGTATTCGTCATTTTACTCGTCGTTTTGAGGCATCATCAGAAGAGGAAGAAACAGGAAAGACTGATCGCCAGCGTAAACCCTGATTACATAGAAACAAAGTACGTGATCGACGAGTGGGAGGTACCCAGGGAAAGCGTGGAGATCTTGGAGGAACTTGGTTTGGGCAATTTTGGTATGGTGTATAGAGGAGTGTACGACAAAACTACGCCAGTGGCCATCAAAACGATTTCGAAGACGGCTAGTCAGAGGGAGAAGAACGAGTTCCTGAACGAAGCCTCGGTAATGAAGAACTTCTCGACTTTTCACATAATTAAGCTCATCGGCGTGGTATCCATCGAGAACCCCCCGTTCGTTATCATGGAACTAATGGAGAATGGAGATCTGAAGACCTATCTGCGTCGGATTCGCGACACCCATCTCGTGCCGGATGCCTGCAGAATTATGAGGATGGCGGCTGAGATAGCCGATGGCATGGCTTATTTGGAATCGAAGAAGTACGTTCATCGAGACTTAGCTGCGCGGAATTGCATGGTGTCGAAGAACTTGGTGTGCAAGATCGGTGACTTTGGCATGGCCAGAGACGTTTATGAAACGGACTACTACAAAATCGGTAGGAAAGGCCTTCTTCCGATCAGATGGATGGCACCGGAGAATCTGTCAGACGGTGTGTTTACGTCAGATTCTGATGTCTGGTCGTTCGGTGTGGTTCTTTATGAGATTTTAACTCTCGCAGAGATTCCTTACCAAGGTTTCTCTAACGAGGAAGTGCTCAGCCATGTGTTGCACAAAGGGACTCTAAATATTCCACGTAATTGTCCCGAAAATATCCAGAAGATCATGGAGAAGTGTTTCAAGTGGCGACCAAACGACCGTCCCACGTTCATGGAGATCGTGTCAGAGCTGGAGCCGTTTCTTGGCCAAGATTTCTACGAGAAATCGTTCTACCACTCGATGGAAGGTGTGGAGAGCCGAAACTCGGGTATGAAGAAGCCCTATCATCACGCAGCTCCTATCAGATTTCATTGGGGCAACGAGACGGCCAGGTGGGTAAAGGAGTTCGAGGACAACGTGACGCTGTTGGATCAGACGAAAGCCGGCACCAGCAGGGGACGTATTTTTAAGAATGGCTTCCAGCATTTCGGTAATGTAGCCAACATGGAGGACGTACCCCTCGATCGATGA
- the LOC117158908 gene encoding PI-PLC X domain-containing protein 1 isoform X1 has protein sequence MAQYTTRILFVLLSVIINETSFARICNSSGENWQSRIGLLVSPIISRSKIREIEIYWNNVNIEPGDKISLFEESSSGDQREIYTVVPNSLSGVEKTGVLAEFIPSSNLSFVKRCTRYSVRWWADKEMKDTKCLGTQPTWMKERKDILGPLKMKQIFLPGTHDSASYNENDDRASIVSDFAVTQDLDILGQLIHGVRYLDIRVGRYHETNEIWWTNHGPFYRSVSLKTVIDQVKKFLDNTEEIVIIDIREFPVGFNNISDHHALAAYLEDEFRDYYLPNNYGWGTTLNEIWSSGKRLIIGYENMRIVNSHSSMWPYVLHQWGNVQSTEQLFRYLDKIETSDRNSATRPRSAMAEMTADLTYILFNGLTSLRDMAHKVNLNVTNWYSTVWQYSANIVAVDFLRSTDIVEIAIESNENRHLHCRY, from the exons ATGGCGCAGTATACGACAAGAATATTATTCGTTCTCTTATCGGTGATAATTAACGAGACATCGTTTGCCAGAATTTGCAATTCATCCGGGGAAAATT GGCAATCCCGGATTGGTTTACTCGTTTCGCCGATAATTTCGAGATCAAAGATTCGAGAGATAGAGATTTACTGGAATAACGTTAATATCGAGCCCGGAGACAAAATCTCGCTATTCGAGGAAAGCTCTTCGGGAGATCAACGTGAAATTTACACCGTTGTTCCGAATAGTCTCAGTGGTGTCGAGAAAACCGGAGTACTAGCTGAATTCATACCTAGTTCGAACCTTTCTTTCGTGAAAAGGTGTACAA GGTACAGTGTAAGATGGTGGGCAGATAAAGAAATGAAAGATACAAAGTGTCTGGGAACTCAGCCGACATGgatgaaggaaaggaaagatATTCTGGGCCctttaaaaatgaaacagaTATTTCTGCCTGGAACTCACGATTCCGCGTCGTACAATGAGAACGACGACAGAGCAAGCATCGTTTCAGACTTTGCTGTGACTCAG GATTTAGATATCCTCGGGCAATTGATACACGGTGTACGGTACTTAGACATCAGAGTGGGACGTTATCACGAGACCAACGAGATTTGGTGGACCAATCATGGACCATTTTATCGATCAGTCTCGTTAAAAACTGTCATAGACCAAGTGAAAAAGTTCCTCGACAATACCGAAGAAATCGTGATAATAGATATCCGTGAATTTCCTGTTG GTTTCAATAACATATCAGATCACCACGCATTGGCCGCGTATCTGGAAGATGAATTTCGGGATTATTATTTGCCCAATAATTATGGATGGGGTACCACGTTGAACGAGATCTGGTCTTCTGGAAAACGATTGATAATCGGTTATGAAAACATGAGAATCGTGAACAGTCACTCTAGCATGTGGCCTTATGTGTTGCACCAGTGGGGAAACGTTCAAAGCACCGAGCAATTGTTCCGATATTTGGATAAAATTGAGACCAGTGATAG GAATAGCGCAACAAGACCTCGATCGGCTATGGCAGAGATGACCGCGGATCTTACGTATATTCTTTTCAATGGATTGACAAGTCTACGAGATATGGCGCACAAAGTTAATTTAAATGTAACTAATTGGTATAGCACCGTTTGGCAATACTCGGCCAATATCGTAGCAGTGGATTTTTTAAGAAGCACAGATATTGTCGAAATTGCCATTGAGTCTAATGAAAATCGTCATTTACATTGTAGATATTAG
- the LOC117158908 gene encoding PI-PLC X domain-containing protein 1 isoform X2, with protein MAQYTTRILFVLLSVIINETSFARICNSSGENWYSVRWWADKEMKDTKCLGTQPTWMKERKDILGPLKMKQIFLPGTHDSASYNENDDRASIVSDFAVTQDLDILGQLIHGVRYLDIRVGRYHETNEIWWTNHGPFYRSVSLKTVIDQVKKFLDNTEEIVIIDIREFPVGFNNISDHHALAAYLEDEFRDYYLPNNYGWGTTLNEIWSSGKRLIIGYENMRIVNSHSSMWPYVLHQWGNVQSTEQLFRYLDKIETSDRNSATRPRSAMAEMTADLTYILFNGLTSLRDMAHKVNLNVTNWYSTVWQYSANIVAVDFLRSTDIVEIAIESNENRHLHCRY; from the exons ATGGCGCAGTATACGACAAGAATATTATTCGTTCTCTTATCGGTGATAATTAACGAGACATCGTTTGCCAGAATTTGCAATTCATCCGGGGAAAATT GGTACAGTGTAAGATGGTGGGCAGATAAAGAAATGAAAGATACAAAGTGTCTGGGAACTCAGCCGACATGgatgaaggaaaggaaagatATTCTGGGCCctttaaaaatgaaacagaTATTTCTGCCTGGAACTCACGATTCCGCGTCGTACAATGAGAACGACGACAGAGCAAGCATCGTTTCAGACTTTGCTGTGACTCAG GATTTAGATATCCTCGGGCAATTGATACACGGTGTACGGTACTTAGACATCAGAGTGGGACGTTATCACGAGACCAACGAGATTTGGTGGACCAATCATGGACCATTTTATCGATCAGTCTCGTTAAAAACTGTCATAGACCAAGTGAAAAAGTTCCTCGACAATACCGAAGAAATCGTGATAATAGATATCCGTGAATTTCCTGTTG GTTTCAATAACATATCAGATCACCACGCATTGGCCGCGTATCTGGAAGATGAATTTCGGGATTATTATTTGCCCAATAATTATGGATGGGGTACCACGTTGAACGAGATCTGGTCTTCTGGAAAACGATTGATAATCGGTTATGAAAACATGAGAATCGTGAACAGTCACTCTAGCATGTGGCCTTATGTGTTGCACCAGTGGGGAAACGTTCAAAGCACCGAGCAATTGTTCCGATATTTGGATAAAATTGAGACCAGTGATAG GAATAGCGCAACAAGACCTCGATCGGCTATGGCAGAGATGACCGCGGATCTTACGTATATTCTTTTCAATGGATTGACAAGTCTACGAGATATGGCGCACAAAGTTAATTTAAATGTAACTAATTGGTATAGCACCGTTTGGCAATACTCGGCCAATATCGTAGCAGTGGATTTTTTAAGAAGCACAGATATTGTCGAAATTGCCATTGAGTCTAATGAAAATCGTCATTTACATTGTAGATATTAG
- the LOC117158909 gene encoding venom protease, whose translation MLRNRICQTRQSEICFKRRRLIKEKMFLSSVFIVLLYSICTLSVTDQTQHVFSETYSINLINCPNDKKCTFVEHCPAILNLMNHNLLPIHRFRQAICGYENIKPKVCCDVDSNMMNSFFTQKDGASFTRSNLIPECGRSFVHGDVNSIGMYPFVARIGFKSNTGQIKYPCNGVILNQRTILTTASCALAKSSIYQLDSVLVGEFNTDTDPDCNTQKINISYVIKHPNYRSDTFANNIAMLRLKESIQYTVTAQPVCLLPRDGYVNVGMNPILVGWGKLASQKVNTCKQQLLKMRIVSTEECMNYYNQGSTVELCTIGDEEPCSGYNGSPLLFKYGDTYFLLGILSYGSDCSMTNNFPSVFVNIQKYTRWILENC comes from the exons ATGTTACGAAATAGGATCTGCCAAACAAGACAGTCTGAAATATGTTTCAAACGGCGCCGGTTGATCAAAGAAAAGATGTTCCTTTCGTCAGTTTTTATTGTTCTTCTTTATTCTATCTGTACATTAAGTGTCACCGATCAGACACAACACGTTTTCAGCGAAACGTATTCGATTAATTTGATTAATTGTCCGAACGATAAAAAGTGTACATTTGTCGAGCATTGTCCCGCTATTCTGAATTTAATGAATCACAATCTACTGCCGATTCATAG ATTTCGACAAGCGATTTGTGGTTACGAGAACATAAAACCAAAAGTGTGCTGCGACGTGGATAGCAATATGATGAACTCATTTTTTACCCAAAAGGATGGTGCATCTTTTACGAGATCGAATCTAATTCCAGAATGTGGCAGGAGCTTCGTTCATGGTGATGTTAACTCTATAGGAATGTACCCTTTTGTTGCCAGAATTGGATTTAAAA GTAACACAGGGCAAATAAAGTATCCTTGTAACGGTGTAATTTTGAATCAGCGCACGATATTAACTACTGCCAGTTGCGCACTTGCAAAGTCTAGTATTTATCAATT GGATTCTGTGCTTGTTGGTGAGTTTAATACTGATACTGATCCTGATTGCAAtacacagaaaattaatatatcGTACGTGATAAAACATCCCAACTATCGATCTGATACTTTTGCGAATAATATAGCGATGTTACGTTTAAAAGAATCAATACAATATACTG TAACGGCACAACCTGTGTGTCTTTTACCAAGAGATGGATATGTAAATGTAGGAATGAATCCTATTCTTGTCGGATGGGGTAAGCTGGCAAGCCAGAAAG TGAACACTTGTAAGCAACAATTGCTGAAAATGAGGATTGTATCGACTGAAGAATGCATGAATTATTACAACCAAGGATCAACAGTCGAATTATGCACGATAGGGGATGAAGAGCCATGTTCAGGATACAATGGAAGTCCCCTTTTATTTAAATACGGCGATACATATTTCTTG TTAGGCATTTTATCGTACGGTTCCGACTGCAGCATGACCAACAACTTCCCCTCAGTCTTCGTGAATATACAGAAATACACAAGATGGATTCTAGAAAATTGTTGA
- the lin-52 gene encoding DREAM core complex component lin-52 isoform X3: MNIMTTEDPTDQSDLICVEESLMSLEKLDRASPDLWPEQSVNEFVAQNSPQTEPSSWAAGLTPDDINQLHQLGNLSMGGLISEVKKLHDMAYQLGLEEAKEMTRGKYLNIFKHK, encoded by the exons ATGAACATAATGACTACAGAAGATCCAACGGACCAATCag atCTAATTTGTGTAGAAGAAAGCCTTATGAGTTTAGAGAAACTAGATAGAGCATCGCCTGACCTATGGCCTGAGCAAA GTGTAAATGAATTCGTAGCGCAAAATTCACCTCAAACAGAACCGTCATCTTGGGCTGCTGGTCTCACACCTGATGACATAAATCAATTACATC aacTCGGAAATTTATCAATGGGTGGTTTAATATCTGAAGTAAAAAAGTTACACGATATGGCGTATCAATTGGGATTGGAAGAGGCGAAGGAGATGACCCgtggaaaatatttaaacattttcaagcatAAATAA
- the lin-52 gene encoding DREAM core complex component lin-52 isoform X2 gives MNIMTTEDPTDQSDLICVEESLMSLEKLDRASPDLWPEQIPGVNEFVAQNSPQTEPSSWAAGLTPDDINQLHQLGNLSMGGLISEVKKLHDMAYQLGLEEAKEMTRGKYLNIFKHK, from the exons ATGAACATAATGACTACAGAAGATCCAACGGACCAATCag atCTAATTTGTGTAGAAGAAAGCCTTATGAGTTTAGAGAAACTAGATAGAGCATCGCCTGACCTATGGCCTGAGCAAA TTCCAGGTGTAAATGAATTCGTAGCGCAAAATTCACCTCAAACAGAACCGTCATCTTGGGCTGCTGGTCTCACACCTGATGACATAAATCAATTACATC aacTCGGAAATTTATCAATGGGTGGTTTAATATCTGAAGTAAAAAAGTTACACGATATGGCGTATCAATTGGGATTGGAAGAGGCGAAGGAGATGACCCgtggaaaatatttaaacattttcaagcatAAATAA
- the lin-52 gene encoding DREAM core complex component lin-52 isoform X1: MNIMTTEDPTDQSDLICVEESLMSLEKLDRASPDLWPEQSKYILYNFIAYSGQELRYIIYILTINEVPGVNEFVAQNSPQTEPSSWAAGLTPDDINQLHQLGNLSMGGLISEVKKLHDMAYQLGLEEAKEMTRGKYLNIFKHK, translated from the exons ATGAACATAATGACTACAGAAGATCCAACGGACCAATCag atCTAATTTGTGTAGAAGAAAGCCTTATGAGTTTAGAGAAACTAGATAGAGCATCGCCTGACCTATGGCCTGAGCAAAGTAAGTATATTCTATACAATTTTATAGCCTACTCTGGACAAGAAttacgatatatcatatatatattaacaattAATGAAGTTCCAGGTGTAAATGAATTCGTAGCGCAAAATTCACCTCAAACAGAACCGTCATCTTGGGCTGCTGGTCTCACACCTGATGACATAAATCAATTACATC aacTCGGAAATTTATCAATGGGTGGTTTAATATCTGAAGTAAAAAAGTTACACGATATGGCGTATCAATTGGGATTGGAAGAGGCGAAGGAGATGACCCgtggaaaatatttaaacattttcaagcatAAATAA